The Manduca sexta isolate Smith_Timp_Sample1 chromosome 17, JHU_Msex_v1.0, whole genome shotgun sequence genome includes a window with the following:
- the LOC115443473 gene encoding protein PTHB1, whose translation MSIFKVKEWWSNEKLQNNVPNAGIQNIDCLAVDKFIGHSESDCILVGEGRQIKIYKPNVEQDVSQTLLETELNDSVIQIGTGKFISGVEDRQIIVLHPRSYAIYHLRQKEGHTDAGEQNSLDQILNHSLNRKSYSLTYGSFGNIRSRDFICVQALDGSLSFFDQDTFLFLCTFNDIIIPTPVAYIANCDSFVISKSTWVLEVYSYQQLREFSELNLKHKKHIPQWFYNAGEEISRIQVIQSSSNFSSIVALGERHLYCFQDNGLMKYMIKFDFIPICISAYLIGWYYEPTARLLVMVASEDSKLFIYESTTLLWSCDLLYPPVSITRCYLKGLPGGLVTLSRNSKITVCYLGTEPDLNSNASLLINEPFDPQQVQEELEVVEEELQKILESEDPDHGFSLIDQIININADVGKPVQNLFQEFTKEEALHLLMCPIIVMLTCNDPKQIQSIQINYDCFSPFTCSESTVCLDGVNGTEIIETQVFLTSDADISDTRVKILFTIINPTGKIAVLTRQVLLPLSLYCKPVLEVSNNCQLKLFVKSNQSCVQFTQIFTDFTEEELTKLCGSSDVITFEYRSTKKIAKIRLSENQYIMEADNFTEITTMLDHLLLRLTDHYKRMGVKDFSFQLVYDQEFIKSLLQKFLKSIETHAKERVKLNSLEEELEVLQRQFTLVQKKLLVQYGSLPPGDCDALEFLMRDTHKRIINTVYEIIQCKETVCRAGSTLTTIGQLVIYLLKHATRDSFKIKLIEEMMSLNSIYEDHQEWEEAVTQAMSYILKNIFQKSEKDKEKLAPVTEQGVLSQINLKRCLKQIKTILEKMFSDTRDHSEQEHVKRIEEFVEVL comes from the exons ATgtctatatttaaagtaaaggAGTGGTGGTCTAATGAGAAACTTCAAAACAATGTACCAAATGCGGGAATTCAAAACATTGATTGTCTAGCAGTAGATAAATTCATCGGTCATAGTGAAAGTGATTGCATTTTGGTAGGTGAAggaagacaaataaaaatatacaaaccgaATGTAGAACAAGATGTATCACAAACCCTTTTAGAGACGGAGTTGAATGATTCTGTCATACAAATTGGTACCGGCAAATTCATAAG CGGCGTTGAAGATCGGCAAATAATAGTGTTACATCCGAGAAGTTACGCAATTTACCATTTAAGACAGAAAGAAGGACACACTGACgctg GCGAGCAAAATTCACTAGACCAAATATTGAATCATTCGTTGAACCGAAAATCTTATAGTTTGACCTATGGTTCGTTTGGAAACATCAGATCTAGAGATTTTATATGTGTTCAGGCACTTGATGGCAGTTTAAGTTTCTTCGACCaagacacatttttatttttatgcactTTCAATGATATCATTATACCTACTCCCGTGGCTTACATTGCAAATTGCGATTCATTTGTGATCTCTAAGTCAACCTGGGTATTAGAAGTATATAG TTATCAACAACTGAGGGAATTTAGcgagttaaatttaaaacataagaaGCATATTCCGCAATGGTTTTATAACGCGGGAGAAGAGATTTCACGCATTCAAGTCATACAg TCTAGCAGTAACTTCTCAAGCATCGTGGCCCTTGGTGAAAGACATCTATACTGTTTTCAAGACAATGGTCTCATGAAATATatgattaaatttgattttattcccATTTGCATTTCTGCATATCTTATTGGATGGTATTACG AACCAACGGCTCGTTTGTTAGTTATGGTAGCGTCAGAAGACTCGAAGCTGTTTATTTACGAGAGCACGACATTATTGTGGTCGTGTGATTTATTATATCCACCAGTTTCAATAACACGATGTTATTTGAAGGGTCTACCCGGAGGCCTAGTAACCCTTTCTCGAAATAGCAAAATTACCGTTTGTTATTTGGGTACTGAACCTGATCTGAATAGTAACGCTTCTCTTTTAATTAATGAGCCATTTGATCCGCAACAAGTACAAGAAGAATTAGAAGTAGTGGAAGAGGAATTACAGAAGATTTTAGAAAGTGAAG ATCCTGATCACGGATTCTCGTTGATAgaccaaataattaatataaatgcagACGTTGGCAAACCggttcaaaatttatttcaagaatTTACTAAAGAAGAGGCTTTGCATTTATTGATGTGCCCTATTATAGTGATGCTCACCTGCAATGATCCGAAACAAATTCAAAGCATCCAAATTAATTACGATTGTTTTTCACCGTTCACGTGTTCGGAGTCCACTGTTTGTTTGGATGGCGTAAATGGCACCGAAATTATAGAGACCCAAGTATTTTTAACAAGCGATGCTGATATATCCGATACTCgtgtaaaaattttattcacGATCATTAATCCGACGGGTAAAATAGCCGTTTTAACACGACAGGTTTTATTGCCTTTAAGCCTTTATTGTAAACCTGTTCTAGAAGTATCAAATAATTGTCAATTAAAACTGTTTGTGAAATCAAATCAATCGTGTGTGCAGTTTACGCAAATATTTACAG ACTTTACAGAAGAAGAATTAACAAAGTTATGTGGGTCTTCGGATGTTATAACGTTTGAATACAGATCAACAAAGAAAATAGCAAAGATACGACTAAGTGAGAATCAATATATTATGGAAGCTGACAACTTCACTGAAATAACCACGATGTTAGATCACTTGCTTTTAAGATTGACTGACCATTATAAACGGATGGGTGTAAAAGATTTTAGTTTTCAACTAGTCTATGATCAGGAATTTATTAAAAGTCTTTTACAAAAATTTCTGAAGAGTATAGAAACTCACGCCAAGGAACGGGTGAAATTAAACAGCTTAGAG GAAGAATTGGAAGTACTTCAAAGGCAGTTTACTCTAGTACAAAAGAAACTACTGGTACAGTACGGATCGTTGCCTCCTGGTGATTGTGATGCATTGGAGTTCCTCATGAGAGATACACATAAAAGGATAATTAACACAGTTTACGAAATCATACAGTGCAAAGAAACAGTTTGCAG AGCGGGGAGCACTTTGACTACGATCGGCCAGTTAGTCATATATTTACTGAAGCACGCTACACGggacagttttaaaattaaactcattGAAGAAATGATGTCATTAAATTCTATTTACGAAGACCACCAG gaGTGGGAAGAAGCCGTTACACAAGCAAtgtcttatattttaaagaacattttCCAAAAATCAGAAAAAGACAAGGAGAAGTTAGCGCCGGTGACAGAGCAAGGGGTGTTGtcgcaaataaatttaaaacgttgtcttaagcaaataaaaaccattttGGAGAAAATGTTCTCGGACACAAGAGATCACTCGGAGCAGGAACATGTGAAAAGAATTGAAGAGTTTGTCGAAGTTCTATAA
- the LOC115443475 gene encoding caspase-1, which produces MSDEEPQNNGAQEEQRPNGGGDEGDAWGSHESSRVRRYAKMPVDRNAPYYNMGHKHRGMAIIFNHEHFDIHSLKSRTGTNVDGDNLAKVLKGLGFRVTMLHNSKAEEINKYIQEIADMDHSENDCLLVAVLTHGELGMLYAKDTHYKPDNLWYYFTADKCPTLAGKPKLFFIQACQGDKLDGGITLTNRTETDGLSSASYRIPIHADFLIVFSTVPGYYSWRNTTRGSWFMQALCEELRYTGTERDILTLLTFVCQKVALDFESNTPDLLPMHQQKQVPCITSMLTRLLVFGKK; this is translated from the coding sequence ATGTCTGATGAAGAGCCTCAAAACAATGGAGCGCAAGAAGAACAAAGACCAAACGGCGGTGGTGATGAAGGCGACGCATGGGGGAGTCATGAATCTTCGCGTGTACGGCGCTACGCCAAGATGCCTGTCGACAGAAATGCGCCCTACTACAACATGGGCCACAAACATCGTGGTATGGCCATTATTTTCAATCATGAACATTTTGATATTCATAGTCTGAAGTCTCGCACTGGCACGAACGTGGACGGTGACAACTTGGCAAAAGTTCTCAAAGGTTTGGGATTTCGCGTTACCATGCTTCATAATTCGAAAGCCGAAGAGATAAATAAGTACATTCAGGAAATAGCTGACATGGACCATTCAGAAAATGATTGCTTGCTCGTCGCTGTGCTGACTCACGGAGAGCTGGGCATGTTGTACGCAAAAGATACTCATTACAAACCTGATAACTTGTGGTACTATTTTACTGCTGATAAGTGTCCCACACTTGCTGGTAAaccaaaactattttttatacaagcttGTCAAGGCGATAAACTTGATGGAGGTATTACACTCACAAATCGCACGGAAACTGATGGCTTGTCTTCAGCATCTTACAGAATTCCAATTCATGCTGATTTCCTCATTGTATTCTCTACTGTGCCAGGATACTATTCCTGGAGGAACACCACTCGAGGTTCTTGGTTCATGCAGGCTCTTTGTGAAGAGTTGCGCTACACAGGCACTGAGAGAGACATTCTTACTCTGTTAACCTTTGTTTGTCAGAAAGTGGCACTTGACTTTGAGTCTAACACCCCAGATTTACTGCCAATGCACCAACAGAAACAAGTGCCATGCATCACAAGCATGCTTACCCGTCTCCTTGTGTTCGGTAAAAAATAA